A region of the Calonectris borealis unplaced genomic scaffold, bCalBor7.hap1.2 HAP1_SCAFFOLD_58, whole genome shotgun sequence genome:
aggtcccagcctgccctcgtCTATGGGTTTGCTCCTCACACCTGCCGCTTCCATGGTGTGTGATGAGAGGGACAGGCcagaaaggcaggggagggggatgcagcagACAGGGGCAGTTGCAATGAGCCTGTCCAAAGGCAGGGAGATGAATGTAGCTGGGACGGTGGGGGGTGTTCCTGGAGTGGCACACGGAAACGTCAGGGCTCGGGGAGGTGTCCACAGCTGAGCTGGCCTCATGCACTCCTCACACACACAGGGCTGTTCAGAGACAGGAGTCCTTCCCTTGCACACGCacaggcagagcactgcagcactcaCGATGTCCCCCCGGCCTCCTGCTGCCATTCCCAGCGGCTGGCAGGCACCTCAGCCCTGCGCTGTGCCGCCCTGCTCTGCACTCCTCTGAGATGCCCCACAGCACGAGGTGTGGACACAGGGACCTGTTCAAGGAAGCACATCCCGGGGTTGCATTCAGGTGGTTTCCCAGGGGACGTCACTCTCAACGTGAAGTCCCCTCAAGACACTGTCTGTCCCACAGACCTCCATGGCACCCCCAGGGGTAGATGATGGCATTTGGGCTCACTTGGATTCGTATTACAACACGCACACGATGTGCATGCTTACATCTCGTCTGTACAGTGCAAAGGTGGACTTCTGACCTCGTCATTCGGTGTCCCCATGGAGGGACAACCAACCTCTCTGAGCTGGGGTGAGAGGCCAGTGCTGGAAGTGGAGGTTGTTACTGGCTGGTCGGTGACAattgccctggggcagcttccGCGGGGTGCCCAACGCACacgggcacagcccctgctctgctggtcctttatgtctctgccaggagcctggctgtgcaaggacactgtggtgtccccccgccctgcaCCCTCACACACTTTCCAGGTTCAACTGGTGGTTCCCTCCCTGGGActctttccagcccagcccagctctcccccagctctccccacctccccactctcactccagcccagcccagcggagAAGCCCGCTCTGGGcaggccctgcagaaggaaatggaggaaagggcGGGCAGTGACAGTGTCTCTCTGGCGGGCATGCTCAGGATGTCCTGACGccaggcagcccgcagcccccgggccaggcccgctcccagcccagcacagagtcctggccctggggctccccaggcagctcctgctgccccagtgacaggacagcctgccccaagctggcacctgcagcaaaggctttctctttctgtgcctccctgctcttctcccggGACATCCCATCTCCCCACAGAGCCTTTCCGCAGGTGAACTCGTCTGCGCTGGCCTGGCCGGCCAttcctgcaccctctccccaggctccccacagcccccgagctgggggtgctgctctgcagagcacgtgGGCTCTGGTGCCCAGGGCCACGGGGGGACTCTGTTGGGCTCTGCTGGTCAAGCTGGGAGCAGACCCAGCTGATGGTGGTCACAGCTGCTGACCACCTCCCACTCAAGCTCTTATGTGGCCATGGAGGGTGCCCAGAGGTACCCTGCCTTATTCCAATGCTCTGAGATGTGTTTGGGTGCCGCACTGGATCCAGCCTATGAAAGTCCACTGAGGGTAAAACGAATCACTCGCCAGACTCCTTTTCCTGTGCCTGCTGTGGCCCCTGGGGTGGCAGAGCTCTCGTTTGCTGGTTCACACCCAAATTTAGGATATTATCTCTGGGTGGCACCACGATGGACAGGCTCGTCTTCAGTGGCCTCCAGTCACTGCTGACTCCTGGCACACGCTGTCCCTGCAGATCCCCgtgctctcctggcagctcccaaGTCCCTCCAGAAAAACATTCACCTGCCATCAGCCCTGTCACATGCTGTAGAGCCCCAGGAAGGTTAATTGGAGACCATTCGTCGTCTGCATGGGCGCTGGCCATTAACAAGCCAAACCTGAACCAGCCCTAAGTCCCTAGAAGGCCATACTGGGACCCTCACCTCATCACACTGAGCCCATGGAgatacaagcaaagcaaggagTCTCTTCAGAGTCTATTCCTTGGGCAGGTTCTTGAGAGAAACTTTGGAAGAAGACCTGAGCCTTCAGGCACTGTACCAAGGAGATCCCTTTCATGGCTGAACTGCTGTTCTGGAGGCCAGCTCTGTCACAGaagtgcccattgcctgtccctgcctgcggtCACAGGACTGCCACACCACAGGGATGtgaccaagctgccagagcactcagGCCTTGCACCAACACAAGGGCTCAGAAGGAgagtgtggaaatggaaaaagagcagctccagaaagaccaagcgctggtgctccctggcagtgctgctgtgccgggactcttttcctctccacctctgcacacaggaactgccctgcagctccagagaaggTCTCAGGGGAAGGATCTCAGAGAAACAAGGGGCTACAGGgtccttaattttgtttaaatgcacagAGAGCACGGTTCTTCATCTACAAAGTCTGTAACAGCTAGACAGTGAATTAGAAGTACGACAAATAATAACGGTTCGTTGTGCACAACATTATCACAAGAAAAACTAAAAACCCTACACGCCCCCCACCAAAATCTTCCGAAGGCAGACTGGGACTGTAATGAGTTACGTTATCAATGCTATGCAGAGGAAAACGGGCAGTttgttgcttctgaaaaacatccAGTCATCATTTTCctcagtgcgtccttgagctcctggttcctcatgctgtagatgagggggttcactgctggaggcaccaccgagtacagaactgccaccaccagatccagggatggggaggagatggaggggggcttcaggttggCAAATATGGcagtgctgataaagagggagaccacggccaggtgagggaggcacgtggaaaaggctttgtgccgtccctgctcagaggggatcctcagcacggccctgaagatctccacataggacaccacaatgaaaacaaaacacccgaACACTAAACAGGCACttaccacaagaagcccaacctccctgaggtaggagtgtgagcaggagagcttgaggatctgggggatttcacagaagaactggtccacagcattgccattgcagaggggtagtgacaatgtattggccgtgtgcaggagagcatagagaaacccactggcccaggcagctgctgccatgtggacacaagctctgctgcccaggagggtcccgtagtgcaggggcttgcagatggcaacgtagcggtcgtaggccatgacagtgagaagacaatactctgctgtgatgaaaaaggctaacagaaagagctgtgcagcacatcctgcgtaggagatgtccctggtgtcccagagggaattggccatggctttgggaacagtggtggagatggagcccaggtcgaggagggagaggttgaggaggaagaagtacatgggggtgtgcaggcggtggtcgcaggctatggcggtgatgatgaggccgttgcccaggagggcagccaggtagatgcccaggaagagccagaagtgcaagagctgcagctcccgcgtgtctgcgaaggccaggaggaggaactgggtgatggagctgccattggacatctGCTGGTTCTGGGCACGGGTACtgtcaaaggagagaaaacagaagaattcaGAGAAGCTCCTCTGAGCAAAATTTGATTCATTCATCGTGAATACCTCCgggtgcttttctttcctgggggACTGTTACGCAGCTCCGAGGCTtcagctctggtgggtgctggctgagtgcgctgtgcagggctgtgccctcTACCCACGGGCTCCTGAAGGGTCAGCCCTGCTTTACAGCACTGACACATGGAAGGAGCAATAGCCCCGTGTGTTTGGAGGGAGGTTTCCTGGGGAGCAGTTCCCTGTGCTGCACTATAGCGGAGGGTAAAAAGCTCGAAAGGACGCTGCCTTCCACAGGGAAGGTGGGAAGTGAGGTGCAGCAAATGTGTCTCGTTACGCTGTGGTTTAGTATtcagacacccccaccccaactTGGGAAATGTTCTTGAAAGGGTAAAATTGCCCCCTTGCCCCGTTGCTCTCGGTGTAAACCTGCGTCAGTGCTGGCACCCAGGAGGGCTGCTCTGTCCCTCAGCCTGgtgcccagctgctctgtgcttgCACCGCTCTCGGCTGGAGGAGGGCTACACACAGAGGTTGCTCTGAAAAggcactgggctggactgggagcagaggggtcccGTTCAACGTGCAGATTTaaaaccacctctcctttccagcacagctctgcagagtaTGATGAAGAGGAGAGGACAAGGATGGTGATTCACATGGGCAGATGAGGTGCTCTCGGACATCACAAAGGTCCTACAGGAGAGCTATGCCCTTCTGGAGTGATGCTCACAGCCCTGCAGGACTCCCTGTCCAGCATCATCAGGTGACGTCTGCTGAGGGTCTCATTGCCCAGCCACTGAGTGCAGTGTCTCGAGGCTGGAAAATTCAGAGAGGGCTTGGGCACCTTGGTCGCATGGAAACACCTCCAGGGCAGCACCTCCAGGGCAGTGTCAGAGCAGGCACTCAACACCCCCACCCCTTGCCCCACACCACCGCGGTTCTtgccagggaccccaggagcaggaagaagagcAGCACAACCAGgtggggaaacaaagaaaagctctgtgactctcctcctaagggaagcaaggagaggagaagcgGCCGGGCGCTCAGGAAAGCCTTCTCctcacccagcagagcacagcacctcccagtgagCAAAATCCCAGGGCAGTGGCTCTCAGCCCCTTTGCCCTGCAGAGGGAAGTGGCCACGTGTCAGGAGAGACGCACCTCTGCTGCGCTAGAGCTCgggctgcagaggaggcagctcctgccctggaccaCACCGCCttgagggcagaggctctgctgggtGGGAGACGAGACCCGGGctcttgctcagaggaaggggtctgcaTTGGAGGGGATGACAGGGAGCTTCCCAAATTCTCCCTCCCATGCCAGTTGTGGTTGGAGCTCCGTATAGCTCTCTgcccatgtctctgctgcctggagctatCCCTGCCGGgaactgtttctctgccctcaaatGGTTCCCGGTCAGGGATCACAGCCCCCATCACCGactcccctctgctcagctctgaccTGAAGAAACCTCCCACTTCCAGGCACTCTCTAGATGTTCTCCCCCTTTGCAGGCAGTAAGGAGCAGGTCAGACAAACCCCGATGAGGACAACAAAGGTGATGCTGGTGCTCTCTGGAGCCAGAGGAGTGGATGAAAGCAGTTTACTTGGCTCCTACCAGACCTCCTGATCTCTCAGTGGAGCAGCTCAGGACTCTGAGTCTCCCTCTCCAAGGGCAGCAGcgccttttccctttttcctgaaacagcaggaacctgaaagcagagactgaggaaagctcTTTACCTTTAAGGTATCCCCTGCCTTGGTCTTCCTCTGGAAGAGTCCCCTCTGAAAtgccctgggcagctctgggtgcaCAGCCTGGCTTCACCCCTTCACGCTTGTCTAACAGGAGCCCCTGGACTGGGAGTCCTCCTGCCAGATCTtgcaggctggaggctgggatAGCTTTAGGAGacccctcctttctcctctcagagACACAGTTGGGTCTGAGGATCACCTTCCTTGTCCCACCGTTGGTCAGGACCCCTGGACACTGGCAGGGAGGGATCTCCTTTacccctgctgagggaagggaatcGGCTGAGTCAATGGAGGCATCTCACCCTGGgtctgtagtcctggggctggaagggacctcagctcCCTCCCACGCCTACCACAAACCCACAGGAGGTGAGATTCCTCCTGCTTCAGGGGTGGTGTCTGTTAGAAATAGGCACCTGCACTTCTTTTCTATGGTGCCATGGTCATCgatggagatcatagaatcatagaatcatagaatggtttgggttggaagggacctttaaaggtcatctagtccaacccccctgccatgggcagggacatcttcaactagatcaggttgctcagagctctgtccaaccggaccttgaatgtttccggggatggggcatctaccacctctctgggcaatctggtcCAGTGATTCACCACGCTCagtgtaaaaaagttcttccttagatctagtctaaatctcccctcttttagtttaaaaccattcccccttgttctgtcgcaacaggccctgctaaaaagtttgctgccatcttttttataagccccctttaagtactgaaaggctgcaagaaggtctccccaaagccttctcttctccaggctgaagaaccccaactctctcagcctttcttcatggaagaGAGTTCACACACCAACACCTGGTGACATTTGGGGTGCCAGATGTTGTCCACAATAATGGAGCAGAACTCAGAGACTGGGAAACATCTGGGGGCATCATCCTGCAGCCTGGTGAGAATGCCAGCTGAAATGACGGCAGATGCCCACGTTTAGGACATCACCACCTGCCGCTACTCACGCTGTTCAGGGCCACCTATAGAGGTGTTCAGCTGGCCAAACGGAGTTATGTGCCAGAGGGAGAGCGAAGTctgtctctttctcccctcccgtACCTGTATTTCCTAGCTGTCCATTGGCTGTAACAATAGGTGTCTCACACGTCCCCACGTAGCCAAACCTccttcagggcagctgctcattTCATGGCCAAACACAGGCCTGTAGTGCCATGTGAGACGCCAAGGCTCTCCACCAAAACTGCACGTGGCTGGCAGGGACAGCCCAGGCCCTGCAGGAAAGCCATGTCCACTCAGAGTAGGTGCGCGGCAGACACCCCAGGCGGCATCTCAGAGTAATTGGGTGCTTGTGTGAAAGTGGCTGattcccatctctctccagtagatGCAAGGCACTGCATGAATAAGCAGCACATTGCGCTGGGGTCTCCACTTGTGGGCCTACGTTCTCAGCTTCTTCTggttctccctccccatccttcacTCACCCTCTTGATGATACGGTCTTCAAAGAGTCCAATGACTTCAGAGTGTGCCTGGATCGCAGGATGTCCACCCCCAAGGACAatttcagcagcaccttgtccttccagGAGATCAGTGCCTctctccaccaaaggccctccagggctgcagagacgcCGCAGCCAGCAATGCCCTCTCCTGCCAaggctgcccagcccagccctctttctctctgaccttggggacagcagggattgCTCTCTTTCTGGGCACCTCATGTCTTTCTTACAACGCCATCTGCCATCCGCTCCAGCATGTCTCACGTACACGGGCTCTTGGGTGCTTGGTATCCCTGTTCACCATGACAGGTCTGAGCTTGGCCCTAGAGCCACAactcaggggctgcagcccagatgTGCAACACTGTCCTCTGACTGGGAacggacaggaggagctggacccCGTGGTCTGTCACAAGCTGTGACCCTGGTGGAATAACTTCCGAGGCACAGTGGGACACCTCACACAActtgctgcaatggatggataaAGGTTCTTCACGAGAGACGGGCTCGGAGCATCAGAAGAGGAATACGTTCTGTGGGAAGGAGTTGCTGGGATGTAtggagctccttgctgggagAGTCACCaggttgggtgagcccttgtgggtgaggatcGGAGGAGAGGCCAGCTAGGGCGACATCGTGGTGGGAGATAAAGAACCTGCAATCAAGGGGAGGATGTGGCCAAGCTCTTACGTAAGCAACTCGAGGAAGTCTCCAGATGAGTGACCTGGGGTTCTTTCTGGGGACTTTCATTACGCTGACATTCATTGGAGGGGGAACACAGCACTGTGAAAATAGACCAATAGGTTTCTGGAGGATGTTGGAGCAATTTCTTAGGAAAGCCACCAGAGGACCAACATGGATGATGCTCACCTGGGTCAGGTCCTTGCAAACcatgaagagctggtcagggaggtGAAAACCAGTGTcatccttggctgtagtgaccatgaaatagggGGGTCCAGCTCTTGAGCAGACTGAGGAAGGAGAGGGGCAGGGTGCAGGTGTCAGACCTCAGAGGGGAAGACTTTGGCCTATTCAGGGGGCTTCTAGTGGGGATCCCGTGGGCACAGCGAAGGGCAGCACAACTCAGTACAGCTTGTCTTTAACGACAGAATCACCCACGAAGAGCAGGGGTGAGTACATAGCTCACAAGACCAGCTTGGGTGAAGAGGGAACTCACGAGGAAGCTCCATAGGTAATGGAAGCCTACAGGAGGTGGATGCAGAGACCCACTTCAGATGGAGGGCTTTAGAAATAGGAACGGCTTTAGGAA
Encoded here:
- the LOC142076494 gene encoding olfactory receptor 14J1-like; the protein is MAYDRYVAICKPLHYGTLLGSRACVHMAAAAWASGFLYALLHTANTLSLPLCNGNAVDQFFCEIPQILKLSCSHSYLREVGLLVVSACLVFGCFVFIVVSYVEIFRAVLRIPSEQGRHKAFSTCLPHLAVVSLFISTAIFANLKPPSISSPSLDLVVAVLYSVVPPAVNPLIYSMRNQELKDALRKMMTGCFSEATNCPFSSA